From a region of the Teredinibacter turnerae genome:
- the hrpA gene encoding ATP-dependent RNA helicase HrpA yields the protein MTSSSPQLAANDLLAHVRTQLDALCADDKHRLQGLVRHIEKRLSLQKPCDRDLDRLRERLDAALARIAERIRTAPTPSFDDALPISAKRDEIKSLIEANQVVILAGETGSGKTTQLPKICLELGRGLRGMIGHTQPRRIAARTVASRIADELQVQLGSEVGYQVRFTDHSNLATHIKLMTDGILLAEIQQDPMLFKYDTLIIDEAHERSLNIDFLLGYLKGVLAQRPELKLIVTSATIDLQKFAAHFSDKDGKPAPVIEVSGRTYPVETLYRPWDDDYQDVNEAIVGAIEEILTMPNKSDGDILVFLSGEREIREASHAIKKADFRHLEILPLYARLSLAEQNRVFQAHRGRRVVLATNVAETSLTVPGIGYVIDPGRARISRYSVRTKVQRLPIEAISQASANQRKGRCGRVSDGVCIRLYDEADFLGRPEFTDPEIQRTNLAAVVLQMLQLRIGDVRKFDFVDRPENRLINDGFKLLEEIQAVDRKGKITALGRQLYSLPLDPRFARIILAGAEHNCLREILIIVSGLSIQDPRDRPAEKRQAADEKHRRFWDENSDFLGFYNLWNYIEEQRQELSQNQLQKLCKKEYINYLRVREWRDLHHQLRLAIKGLGLKENADPANYESVHRALVVGLLSNLGVKQEETAKPGNKKNGGGRHQQAFSYHGSRNRRFQIFPGSSQFKKRPKWLAAAEFIETTQLYAHMAAKVEPRWALDAAEHLVKHHYHEPFYDATQGQVMAYDRITLFGLPLVEKQRVQYSKINRQESREVFIRQALVEGHYWRNKRTKKPVETAREKWQKANQYGAGDLTAIDHFFVFNEALSARVESLEAKSRRRDILVDDQVVFAFYDAVLPADISNLASFEHWRKQEEKTNAQLLRMDQESLMLHGAGDITGAQFPDAIELDGVTLPLRYHFEPGDPDDGVSVCVPVDFLHMVPESRLQWLVPGLLREKCIALVKALPKPLRKQLVPVPQFVDRALARLAPGNQPLTTALAAEFRHLANIEIPDDAWQTGELDPFYRMNIQVVDDRGAVIDRSRDIVSLKEQYRSQVKKSLRQANHALERDGITQWDFTELPSQVTIPRNGVEVKGFPALVDMASHVKLTVVDNPLDARRDTRRGILRLAALELSQTIKYLSKQLLKGRDLGLAVLDIGTRDQVIEDIIFAAIQRACFDEYPWVAEQQAFKAKLDQGRSELVSVAQEYEGVLAECLALAIEIKKAMKSNRNALLLAFTFGDIQHQLQQLFAAGFMADTPWQWLQHYPRYLQAILVRMEKAPQNPQRDRVQCAALETHWQRHEDLLQKVGRGHYTGSPAWQEYRWMMEELRVSLFAQTLKTLMPVSDKRLNNQWQKVLTETAQ from the coding sequence ATGACTTCTTCATCTCCACAGCTCGCTGCAAATGATCTTCTCGCTCACGTACGTACGCAATTGGACGCGCTGTGCGCTGATGACAAACACCGCCTGCAAGGCTTGGTACGTCACATCGAGAAGCGCCTGTCGCTACAAAAACCCTGTGATCGGGACCTAGATCGCCTGCGGGAGCGCCTGGATGCCGCGCTCGCCAGAATCGCTGAACGCATTCGCACTGCGCCGACACCATCGTTTGACGACGCGCTGCCGATTTCGGCCAAAAGGGATGAGATTAAATCGCTGATCGAGGCCAACCAGGTTGTGATACTGGCGGGCGAAACTGGTTCCGGCAAAACCACCCAGCTGCCGAAGATCTGCCTGGAGTTGGGCCGAGGACTGCGCGGCATGATTGGTCATACCCAGCCGCGTCGCATTGCTGCGCGCACGGTGGCCAGTCGCATCGCGGATGAACTCCAGGTACAGCTAGGCAGCGAGGTGGGTTATCAGGTCAGGTTTACCGACCACAGCAATTTAGCCACACACATTAAGTTGATGACCGATGGAATCCTGCTGGCAGAAATCCAGCAGGACCCCATGTTGTTCAAATACGATACGCTGATTATCGACGAGGCGCACGAGCGCAGCCTGAATATCGATTTTCTGCTGGGTTACCTGAAAGGCGTGCTGGCGCAGCGGCCTGAGCTAAAGCTTATCGTGACCTCGGCGACCATTGATTTACAAAAATTCGCGGCGCATTTCTCGGATAAAGATGGCAAACCCGCGCCGGTAATTGAAGTCTCCGGCCGGACCTATCCGGTAGAAACACTGTACCGCCCCTGGGACGATGACTACCAGGATGTTAACGAGGCCATAGTTGGCGCGATTGAAGAAATTCTCACCATGCCGAACAAATCGGATGGCGACATCCTGGTGTTTCTCAGTGGTGAGCGAGAGATCAGGGAGGCATCTCACGCAATCAAGAAAGCGGATTTTCGTCATCTCGAGATTCTGCCGCTCTACGCGCGCCTGAGTCTTGCGGAACAAAACCGAGTGTTCCAGGCACACCGCGGGCGGCGCGTGGTGCTCGCGACGAATGTTGCGGAAACTTCGCTGACAGTGCCGGGTATTGGTTATGTCATTGATCCGGGGCGCGCTCGTATCAGCCGATATTCCGTGCGTACCAAAGTGCAGCGACTGCCGATAGAGGCGATATCGCAGGCCAGTGCCAACCAGCGTAAGGGGCGCTGTGGCCGGGTGAGTGACGGCGTCTGTATTCGGCTATACGATGAGGCAGATTTTCTCGGTCGGCCGGAGTTTACCGATCCCGAAATTCAACGCACGAATCTTGCCGCTGTCGTGTTGCAGATGTTGCAGTTGCGGATTGGTGATGTGCGCAAATTTGATTTCGTTGATCGGCCTGAGAATCGCCTCATTAACGACGGCTTCAAACTTCTGGAAGAAATCCAGGCGGTAGACCGCAAAGGAAAAATCACGGCGCTCGGCCGCCAGCTTTATTCTCTGCCTCTCGACCCGCGTTTCGCGCGGATTATTCTTGCTGGCGCCGAACACAATTGTTTGCGTGAAATCCTGATTATTGTGAGTGGGCTGAGTATTCAGGACCCGCGTGACAGACCGGCGGAAAAACGCCAGGCGGCTGACGAAAAACATCGGCGGTTTTGGGACGAAAACTCGGACTTTCTCGGTTTTTATAACCTGTGGAATTATATTGAAGAACAGCGACAGGAACTCAGTCAGAACCAGTTACAAAAGCTGTGCAAGAAAGAATATATCAATTATCTGCGAGTGAGAGAGTGGCGCGACCTTCATCACCAATTGCGGTTGGCGATCAAAGGCTTGGGGCTGAAAGAAAACGCCGATCCGGCTAACTACGAGAGTGTGCATCGCGCGCTTGTTGTAGGTTTGCTTTCCAACCTGGGCGTGAAGCAGGAAGAGACCGCCAAACCGGGCAATAAAAAAAACGGTGGCGGGCGGCATCAGCAGGCGTTCAGTTATCACGGTTCGCGCAATCGCCGCTTTCAAATATTTCCCGGTTCCAGCCAGTTTAAGAAGCGCCCTAAATGGCTAGCCGCTGCGGAGTTTATTGAAACTACGCAGCTCTACGCACATATGGCGGCAAAGGTGGAGCCTCGCTGGGCGCTCGACGCTGCCGAGCACCTGGTAAAGCATCACTATCACGAGCCCTTCTACGATGCCACTCAAGGCCAGGTGATGGCGTACGACAGAATTACACTGTTTGGTTTGCCCCTGGTGGAAAAGCAGCGGGTGCAATACAGCAAGATTAACCGGCAGGAATCGCGCGAGGTTTTTATTCGCCAGGCCCTGGTCGAAGGCCACTACTGGCGTAACAAGCGTACTAAAAAGCCGGTCGAAACGGCGCGCGAAAAATGGCAAAAAGCCAACCAATATGGCGCTGGGGATCTCACTGCCATTGACCATTTTTTTGTTTTTAACGAGGCGCTGAGTGCGCGCGTTGAAAGCCTTGAAGCCAAATCGCGGCGCAGAGATATTTTGGTCGACGACCAAGTGGTGTTTGCTTTTTACGATGCCGTTTTACCTGCCGATATCTCGAATCTCGCGAGTTTTGAGCACTGGCGGAAACAGGAAGAAAAGACGAACGCGCAGCTGCTTCGTATGGATCAGGAATCCCTGATGTTACATGGCGCGGGCGATATTACGGGAGCGCAGTTCCCGGATGCCATCGAACTTGATGGTGTTACCTTGCCGTTACGGTACCACTTTGAACCGGGTGATCCAGACGATGGGGTGAGTGTCTGTGTGCCGGTTGATTTTTTACATATGGTTCCTGAGTCCCGACTGCAGTGGCTGGTACCGGGTTTGTTGCGTGAAAAGTGCATAGCGCTGGTAAAAGCATTGCCTAAACCACTGCGTAAACAGCTCGTTCCTGTGCCGCAGTTTGTGGACCGCGCCCTTGCGCGCCTTGCGCCAGGAAATCAGCCACTCACTACTGCGCTTGCTGCCGAGTTTCGGCACCTCGCCAATATTGAAATTCCTGACGATGCCTGGCAAACCGGTGAACTAGACCCGTTTTACCGGATGAATATTCAGGTGGTCGATGATCGCGGCGCGGTGATCGATCGCAGCAGAGATATTGTGTCTTTAAAAGAACAGTATCGCTCGCAGGTAAAAAAGTCGCTTCGGCAGGCGAACCATGCTCTGGAACGGGATGGTATTACGCAGTGGGATTTCACTGAATTACCGAGTCAAGTCACTATTCCGCGCAATGGTGTAGAGGTGAAGGGTTTCCCTGCGCTGGTGGATATGGCCAGCCATGTGAAACTAACCGTGGTGGACAACCCGCTGGATGCCCGGCGGGATACCCGTCGTGGCATATTGCGGCTGGCGGCGCTGGAGTTATCTCAAACAATAAAATATTTGTCGAAGCAACTGCTGAAAGGGCGCGATCTGGGGCTCGCGGTGCTGGATATTGGCACTCGTGATCAGGTTATCGAGGATATTATTTTCGCTGCAATTCAACGCGCCTGCTTTGATGAATATCCCTGGGTGGCAGAACAACAGGCGTTCAAGGCCAAGCTGGATCAGGGCAGATCGGAACTGGTTTCTGTTGCGCAAGAGTATGAGGGTGTTCTCGCCGAGTGCCTCGCTCTGGCAATCGAGATCAAAAAGGCGATGAAGTCCAATAGGAATGCACTGCTGCTGGCGTTCACTTTTGGCGATATACAGCATCAGCTCCAACAGTTGTTCGCGGCTGGCTTTATGGCAGACACTCCTTGGCAGTGGCTGCAACACTATCCGCGTTACCTGCAGGCTATTCTCGTTCGCATGGAAAAAGCGCCGCAGAACCCACAGCGTGATCGGGTTCAATGTGCCGCGTTGGAAACGCACTGGCAGCGGCACGAAGACTTACTGCAAAAAGTGGGGCGTGGACATTACACAGGCAGCCCCGCATGGCAGGAGTATCGCTGGATGATGGAAGAGTTACGGGTATCGCTGTTTGCGCAAACGTTGAAAACCCTGATGCCAGTTTCGGACAAGCGACTCAATAATCAATGGCAAAAAGTACTCACAGAAACGGCGCAATAA
- a CDS encoding acetyl-CoA carboxylase carboxyltransferase subunit alpha encodes MNLNYLDFEQPIAVLEGKIQELQLVGTDNDLNISEEIDRLKEKSTKLTENIYSSLTPWQIVQVARHPQRPYSADYIARMFDDWDELHGDRHFGDDKAIIGGVGRLNGRPVMVIGEEKGRSVKDKVERNFGMPKPEGYRKALRLMEMAERFKMPVLTLIDTPGAYPGIDSEERGISESIAQNLAVMSRLRTPIICTVIGEGSSGGALAIGVGDYLNMLQYSTYFVISPEGCANIIWKTVEKAPLAAEAMGVTSSVLEELGIVDETIAEPLGGAHRDIDTMAEKLKTRLSEQLDQLVTEDMDSLLERRYKRLMSYGNAAS; translated from the coding sequence ATGAATTTGAACTATCTAGACTTTGAGCAACCGATCGCGGTGCTCGAAGGCAAAATCCAGGAGCTTCAGCTGGTTGGCACCGATAACGACCTCAATATCAGTGAGGAAATTGACCGGTTGAAGGAAAAGAGCACCAAGCTCACCGAAAATATTTACTCATCCCTCACGCCCTGGCAGATTGTGCAGGTAGCGCGTCACCCTCAGCGGCCCTACAGTGCAGACTATATTGCGCGCATGTTCGACGACTGGGATGAGCTGCATGGAGATCGTCATTTCGGTGACGACAAAGCCATTATCGGCGGTGTTGGCCGTTTAAACGGTCGTCCGGTAATGGTTATCGGCGAAGAGAAAGGGCGCTCGGTGAAGGACAAAGTCGAGCGTAATTTTGGTATGCCCAAGCCTGAAGGCTATCGCAAGGCGTTGCGCCTTATGGAAATGGCTGAGCGCTTTAAAATGCCGGTGCTGACGCTTATCGACACACCAGGGGCCTACCCTGGGATCGACAGTGAAGAGCGGGGTATCAGCGAATCGATTGCGCAAAACCTGGCGGTGATGTCGCGTCTACGCACACCGATTATCTGCACAGTCATAGGCGAGGGCTCGTCCGGTGGCGCATTGGCCATCGGCGTTGGTGACTATCTCAATATGCTGCAGTACTCGACCTACTTTGTGATTTCACCCGAGGGTTGTGCCAATATTATCTGGAAAACCGTAGAAAAAGCGCCATTGGCGGCAGAGGCTATGGGGGTAACGTCCAGCGTGTTGGAAGAGTTGGGTATCGTGGACGAAACCATCGCTGAGCCCCTCGGTGGTGCGCATCGGGATATCGACACCATGGCCGAGAAACTGAAAACACGGCTCAGTGAGCAGCTTGACCAACTGGTCACCGAAGACATGGATTCACTGCTCGAGCGTCGCTACAAGCGCCTTATGTCTTACGGTAACGCCGCTTCCTGA
- a CDS encoding tryptophan halogenase family protein, with translation MKNKFIQHIVVVGGGTAGWIAAASLAKILHNRGVRITLVESPEINIIGVGESTLPQVMQFLRNLGIDEKEFMAATQATYKLGTKFFDWSEVGEAFWHPFGNIGVDIDGHNFFAFLQKARKQGDPAQMWQYAPSAVLGEAGRYYSPGAATPESFLSGVNYALHFDAVKVAKYLKRFSEALGIQHVMETVVDASLHDNGFIDSLTLKDGRRLAGDFYIDCTGTNALLIGKVLNTQYLNWNNYLLCDSAVIVQSDNSCDIPPYTKAIAHENGWRWEIPLRHRLGNGYVYSSEFCTPNQAENKLLEQVQNPALDSLRHFQFQAGRREKLWNKNCLALGFAGGFLEPLESTAIYLSLKGIESFLELYPDNQCSLAIANEFNRRMAIEYENIRDFIILHYCISGRSDSPFWQKNKTMDVPRALLEKIALYQAQGRIYRNDLDLFKSSSWHAVFDGMGIVPDFYNPLIEGSNFKEVLNILSEVRGLMSKMAAGLPAHREYLDKHCPV, from the coding sequence ATGAAAAATAAATTTATTCAACACATTGTGGTTGTGGGCGGAGGTACTGCTGGTTGGATCGCCGCCGCGTCCCTCGCCAAGATACTGCACAATCGTGGCGTTAGGATTACCCTCGTAGAATCACCCGAAATCAATATAATCGGTGTTGGGGAGTCTACCTTACCGCAGGTAATGCAATTTTTACGCAACCTGGGAATAGATGAAAAAGAATTTATGGCCGCCACCCAAGCGACCTATAAGCTGGGCACGAAATTTTTCGACTGGAGCGAAGTTGGAGAGGCATTTTGGCATCCATTCGGAAATATTGGCGTCGACATAGACGGACATAACTTTTTTGCGTTTTTGCAAAAGGCCCGCAAACAAGGTGACCCAGCACAAATGTGGCAGTACGCCCCCAGTGCCGTACTCGGTGAAGCGGGTCGCTACTACTCACCGGGTGCTGCAACACCGGAATCTTTTTTGTCCGGGGTGAATTACGCGCTGCATTTTGATGCAGTTAAAGTTGCAAAATATCTTAAGCGCTTCTCCGAGGCGCTCGGTATTCAACATGTGATGGAAACCGTGGTTGACGCGTCACTCCACGACAACGGCTTTATCGATTCGCTTACTTTAAAAGATGGCAGGCGACTAGCCGGGGATTTCTATATCGATTGCACTGGCACTAACGCGTTGCTCATAGGCAAGGTACTAAACACCCAGTATTTAAACTGGAATAACTACCTGCTGTGTGATTCGGCCGTTATTGTTCAGAGTGACAACAGCTGTGATATTCCTCCCTATACCAAAGCCATCGCTCACGAAAATGGCTGGCGCTGGGAGATTCCATTGCGCCACCGGCTGGGTAATGGCTACGTCTACAGCAGTGAGTTTTGCACGCCAAACCAGGCAGAAAACAAACTGTTAGAGCAAGTGCAAAACCCTGCACTGGACTCACTACGCCACTTTCAGTTCCAGGCTGGACGCAGGGAAAAATTGTGGAATAAAAACTGCCTGGCGCTTGGTTTCGCAGGAGGGTTTCTTGAGCCTCTGGAGTCGACAGCCATTTATCTCTCGCTGAAGGGGATCGAATCCTTTCTTGAACTCTACCCGGATAACCAGTGCAGCCTCGCTATCGCCAACGAGTTCAATAGACGTATGGCTATCGAGTACGAAAATATTCGCGACTTTATTATTCTTCATTACTGCATTAGTGGGCGCAGTGACAGCCCCTTCTGGCAAAAGAATAAAACGATGGATGTGCCTCGAGCGCTTTTGGAAAAAATAGCGCTTTATCAAGCGCAGGGTCGTATTTATCGCAATGATCTTGATTTATTTAAATCGTCCAGCTGGCATGCCGTATTTGATGGAATGGGTATAGTGCCCGACTTCTACAATCCGCTGATTGAAGGCTCAAATTTTAAAGAAGTACTTAATATACTCAGTGAGGTTCGCGGATTAATGTCGAAAATGGCGGCCGGTTTACCGGCTCACAGGGAATACCTGGACAAACATTGCCCAGTATGA